Part of the Tepidimicrobium xylanilyticum genome, AGTGCAAGAAGACTATGACTATGATACTTTAATATCTAAGCAAATAGCAAAGGAACTTGGCTTGTCAAGAGATTCAGTTAGGGGTTACTGTAAAAGAAATGGATTAGACGGGTACGGTACGGAGAAGAGTTCTTTAGTGTGGGACATTGAGATCAGACCTCACTGTCCCATATATCTGTAAGCTTAAAGCCCTATCTGAAAAGGTTAAAGAACTTAACAGGGGAAACAAGAATTTCATGAAAAAATTGACAAGAAAAATTATTAGTTTTATACTTATGATATTGATGGTATCTAATATAAGTATTTCAGCGTTTGCAAGTGAAACTGAATTAAGTTCTAAAAATACAAGTACTAATAAATGTAATATTGTTATTACTGATGATGGTGTATATATTAATGATGTTTATTATACACAAGAACAGTTTGTCAAACTTCTTAATACTGCAGTAGAAGTAGATATAACTGAATTTAAAAACGATACTATTAAGAATAATAGAGCAATAAGAAGTGTAGGTGTGCAAAGCGCAACAGGAGTTCTTATTGCAGGTACATGGTGGATTCCAGGAGTTGGGGAAGTAGTGATTACTGCTGCTGGAGTAGTAATTATAGGTGGTACAGTAATAGCAGCAGGTACTTGGTTATATAACAAAGTTGTTGATTGGTTTGAAGCTAGAGCGGAAGAAAAAATAATTGATAAAGCTTTAAAAGATTTAGATGGACAGCCTAATAAGCAAAG contains:
- a CDS encoding polymorphic toxin type 35 domain-containing protein — its product is MKKLTRKIISFILMILMVSNISISAFASETELSSKNTSTNKCNIVITDDGVYINDVYYTQEQFVKLLNTAVEVDITEFKNDTIKNNRAIRSVGVQSATGVLIAGTWWIPGVGEVVITAAGVVIIGGTVIAAGTWLYNKVVDWFEARAEEKIIDKALKDLDGQPNKQRHIKDPKHDWDKIIKGTITWEKVRDIIEKVMKKGTESRYGSAYKRVLKVGKETVTVTFQKINDSIWKISDAWVNKK